The Candidatus Thermoplasmatota archaeon DNA segment GCCCTTTCCGTCCTGGCGTCCTCCTCGGTCGGGGAGCTCGTCCGCGCTGCCGACGACGCCGAGCGCCGCGCGCTTCCCCAGGCCTCGCAGGTGCGCGCCCACGCGAACGAATCGCAGGAGATCCTTTCCGCCGGCTACGCCGCGCTTGCCGCCGAGCACGCGTGGAACGGGATTGCGTACGCCGAGACCGTGCGATTGCGGGCGTCCGAGGGCGCGCTTGCGCCGCGGGCGATGCTCGAGCGGGCGCGCGCGGTGGCCGAGGCGACGCACGACCGCCTGGACGCCCTCCACGCACGCTTGCTTGCACTCGAATCCCGTCTCACGGGCCTGGCCGCCCTCGAGTACGTCCTCTACGCCTCGCATTACGGCATGCACGCGAACTACGCCGTGGTCGCGTGGGCGCGGGAAGGTTACCTGTCGGACGCTCCGACGGACGCGAGGGCGCGCGAAGCGCTTCGCCTGGCGCATCTTGCCTTCGGGCGCGCGACGTTTGCCGACGGCGTCCTCAATCTCACCGAGGCCGTGGAGTCGTCCGCCGTCGTCCGCGTCGCGCCCGGCGCGCTCCTTGCCGCCGCCGTGCGACCGCCGGGCTGGGACACGTCGGGCAATTGGACACGTCAGAGCCTCGCGCTTGGCAACGGCTCCGGCGCGCTGTCGCTTTCCCACACCCTGGATCTTCACCAGCAGTACATCCGCGAGCTCGTCGAGTCGCGCTACGAGAGCTCCGGCGAGACGCTCGCCGGCTACGCCCGCCGCCTGGCCGCCAACCTCACCGACGACCACGTCGACGCGGCACGCGGCTTGGGGGCGGCCGGCCTCGTTGCCCTCGAGGCGTACAACCACATGCGCTTTGCACTCGAATTCCTCCAGGGCGCGCCGCCGTCGACGCTCTCGCAGAGCGCGGGCGACCTCTTCTCGCGCTGGGGTCGCTACGTCGTGGCGCGCGACCTGAACGACATTTTCTCCACGATGGAGACAAGGACCGCGCCCCCCGAGCCGCCAAACCTCTTGCCGCTTGTTGTCGTGGCCGCGGCGCTGGGCGCCGTCGCCGTCGTGGCCGCGTGGAGGAGGCGGGCGGCGTGAGGCGCGCGGCACTTGCGGCGACGGTCCTCCTCGTCCTCGTCACGCCTTGGGTCCCGCCCGCGGATTCGGATTTCCTTGCGTCGGGCGTCGTGAACGCCTCCAACCGCGTGCTCACCGTGGGCGGTCCGGCCGTCGCGGCCAACGCGAGCTGGACGGTCGTCGCCTGGAACGAGAACGCCTCCTTCCGCGCGTGGGACGTGCACTACCGGATCCGCGTCGACGACGGTCCCTGGGGCCGCGCGCGCAACCTCACGGCGACGGCGACAAACTCGTGGCTGCCAGCGCTTGCATTCTCGGCGGGCGCCTTGCACGCCCTCTGGATCGAGGACGTGTCGAGCGCGCGCCTGCCCGAGGTTCGCACCGCGCACACGCGAGACGGCGAGAACTGGACGGCCCCGACCGTGCTTGGCGAGGGCGTGATCCTGCGGCCGGCCCTCGTGGCCGGGCCCGAGGAGAGCCTCCACGCGGTGTGGGCCGCCGGCGACCGCGTGTGGTACGCGCGGTGGAACGGAGCGCGCTGGTTCCCTCCGGAGCCGGCCTCGGGCTCGCCGCGGGAAGGAGCGTTCTTGTCGGTGGCCCTCGCGCTCGATCGGGAGCAGCGACCCTTGGTCGCTTGGACGTGGAAGCCCGTCGTGCGCTCCTCGGAGCCCGTCGAAACCCCGGAGGAGGCCGCGCGCGTGGAGACGGCCGTGCGATTGGCCACCGGTTGGGAAACGCCTTTCCTGCTGTCGAACCCGCAGCGCGGCTCCGCCACGGACCCGTCGCTGTGGCGCGCCAACAACGGCACCCTGTACGTGGCCTTCCACCAGGTGCTCACCCGGGGCGTCGTCCTGTGGGCGGTTCGCGAGACCGACCAGTGGACGGTTCCCCACGTCATCGAAGGCACGCACGGGAGCGGCACGTACCCGCGCATCGCCGTGGGGGGAGGAACCGTCCGCATCGCCTTTGTCCACCGCACGAACGGATCGGCCGCCGTGCTCGCCGAGGAGCGGGGGAACTCGTGGGTGTCCGAGACGCTCGCCTACAGCGACAACCCGCTGGGCGTGGGTTTCATCGACCACATCCGCGACGCGCAGGGCCACTCGCGCGTCGTCTGGACCTACCAGCCGCCCAACCGCTCCGTCGACGTCTTCTACTACGAACGCGCCCACGATGCTCTTGTGGTCGACACCTCACCGCCTACGATCGCCGACGTGCGCCCTTCGCCCGGCTCGTTCTTGAATTCCTCGACGGTGCGCATCGAGGTCCTCTACCTCAAGATCGGCACCATGGACGCCTCCTCCCTCCGGCTGCTTGTCGACGACGTGCCGGTTACGAACGCAACCGTCCAGGATGGTCGCGTCGCCGCCGAGGTCCGCGGCCTTGCGGAGGGGCCCCACACGGTGGACTTCTCGTTCGCCGACTTCTCCGGCAACCGCATCGAGCGGACGTGGACGTTCCACGTGGACGTGACGCCGCCTTCCACCAACCTTGTCCTCGAACCCCCGCTGTCCGCCGGCCAGTGGCACCGGGGCGGCGTGCAGCTCACCTGGCAGGGCCTCGATCCGGGCGAAGGCGCAAGCGGATACGCGGGCGTGGCCACCACGCTCTACCGCAACGGGCAACGCGCGTTTGCCTCCCAGCTTGCGCCCGGGACGCACGCGCTCTCGCAGCTGGCCTCGCGTTTCGCCTTCCCGCTCGAGGGCCATTTCGTGCTCCTCTACGCGGGCACCGACGCGGCCGGCAACGCCGAGGCGCCCCGCAACGTCACCTTCCAGGTCGACTCCATCGCGCCCACCTCGCGCGTGCTGCCGCTCCCCGCCGTCTCGAACGCCGCCGAGCTCGCCGTCGAGGTGTCGGCCACCGACCAGGGCGCGGGCATCGAGCGCCTCGAGCTTTGGGGGCGCGACATGGACGCGCGGGCGCAACTTCCCAGCGACTGGCGGCTCCTGCAGGCCTTTGCGTCGGCCGAAGGCGCGCACCGGCTCGCGTCCCCCGACGGACGGCTGTGGGAGTTCTACACGGTCGCGCGGGACCGCGCCGGCAACGCGGAATCCGCGCCGCCTGCGGCCAGGGCCTCCCTCGTCGTCGATCGGACGGCACCCTCCGTGCGCGTGATGCAGCCGGGGGACGGAAGCACCATCTCGACCACGACGAGCGTGATCGTCGACGCAAGCGACGCCGTTTCCGGCGTGACGCGCGTGCGCTTCCTCCTCGACGGGAACGCGTTTGCCAACGCGACCTCGCCCCCCTACGTGGCGGCCATCGACCCGCGCGAGGTTCCCGCGGGTGACCACGTCGTGACGGTGGAAGCGCTGGACGCGGCTGGAAACGTGGGCTCCGTGGCGTTCCGGCTGACGACGGTGGGAGGGCGCCCACGGGACAACGCGACGACGCCTCCGGGCGGGAGTTTCCTTCCAGGCTTCGACGTCCTCGTCGCCGTGGGCGGCCTGGTCCTTGTCGCCACGGTCCTCCGGCGGAAAATCGGGCAGCCCTGATCCGCCAGCATGCTCACTCATATGGCTTCCTCAGGAGATCGTCTGTCGAGAAGCTCCTCCGCCGACGATCCGACCGTTTGGCGAATACGCTGCCGCGAAAGGCTTTAAGAATCCGAACGAAGGTGCGGGCGTGCCCGTAACGGGAGGTTATCGGGAGGTTTGTTTGAATGAAGGCACAATTGACGATGGGCGCGGTCTTTTTGACCGCTCTGATTATGGCCGTTCCCCCGGCCACCGCC contains these protein-coding regions:
- a CDS encoding Ig-like domain-containing protein, translating into MRRAALAATVLLVLVTPWVPPADSDFLASGVVNASNRVLTVGGPAVAANASWTVVAWNENASFRAWDVHYRIRVDDGPWGRARNLTATATNSWLPALAFSAGALHALWIEDVSSARLPEVRTAHTRDGENWTAPTVLGEGVILRPALVAGPEESLHAVWAAGDRVWYARWNGARWFPPEPASGSPREGAFLSVALALDREQRPLVAWTWKPVVRSSEPVETPEEAARVETAVRLATGWETPFLLSNPQRGSATDPSLWRANNGTLYVAFHQVLTRGVVLWAVRETDQWTVPHVIEGTHGSGTYPRIAVGGGTVRIAFVHRTNGSAAVLAEERGNSWVSETLAYSDNPLGVGFIDHIRDAQGHSRVVWTYQPPNRSVDVFYYERAHDALVVDTSPPTIADVRPSPGSFLNSSTVRIEVLYLKIGTMDASSLRLLVDDVPVTNATVQDGRVAAEVRGLAEGPHTVDFSFADFSGNRIERTWTFHVDVTPPSTNLVLEPPLSAGQWHRGGVQLTWQGLDPGEGASGYAGVATTLYRNGQRAFASQLAPGTHALSQLASRFAFPLEGHFVLLYAGTDAAGNAEAPRNVTFQVDSIAPTSRVLPLPAVSNAAELAVEVSATDQGAGIERLELWGRDMDARAQLPSDWRLLQAFASAEGAHRLASPDGRLWEFYTVARDRAGNAESAPPAARASLVVDRTAPSVRVMQPGDGSTISTTTSVIVDASDAVSGVTRVRFLLDGNAFANATSPPYVAAIDPREVPAGDHVVTVEALDAAGNVGSVAFRLTTVGGRPRDNATTPPGGSFLPGFDVLVAVGGLVLVATVLRRKIGQP